gtacaaataaaactggaAAGCTGTCCAGATATGTCAGCGTTGTGCCACGATTATTTCCGTGTctattatcccccccccccccgtcaatATCTGCTAAATGGACATGCGAAGCGCGTACCTGAGACGGAGAACACCGGTGGAGGGCCTATATATTATATGCCTCATCATGCTGTCATACGGAGAGATCGGGAGACGACTAAAGTACACATTGTATTCAACGCTTCGTCAAAGTCATCTGGTGCAGTCTCTTTAAATGAAGCTCTTCACGCTGGAACCAACTTGAACCCAGATGTTCTAGATTTGCTCCTTCAGTTCAGGGCATATCAAATAGCTCTTACAGCTGACGTTGAAAAAGCATTCGTACTCGATCCACAGGATCGCGATTCTTTGCGCTTTCTTTGGTACGCCACTGCGTCGAAGGCAGACGAGGCTTTGCCTCCTATTGAGACTTGGAGAATGATGCGGGTACCGTTCGGCGCAAAGTCCAGCCCGTTTTTGTTGGCCGCCACTATCCGACATCATTTGCAATCTGTGATTTCACGATATCCTCGAACGGCTTCTCTTCTATCAAGTCACTTTTATGTGGACGACCTGGTTGTCGGCGTGGATTCCGTTGACGAAGGAAATACGCTCTACCGTGAATCGCGTGACATCCTTATTGAAGCAGGGATGAAGCTCGTCAAATGGACCAGCAACGGCAGCACCCTGTGGAAGTTATTTCAAGCGGAAGGCACTGCTTCATCATCCACCACTTCCCTTAAAAAGGTGCTCGGACCCAATTGGGATATCGACTCTGATGAGATACAGCTCTCCATGAAATCATTATCCAATTTTCTGGAACGTCCGGTTGACACTAAGCGTTACGTGCTTCAGGCTGTTTCTCGGATTTTTGATCCTCTGGGCTACGTGGCGCCGTTCGTCATTACGGCCAAGATCCTACTGCAATGCATCTGGCTTGCTAAGCTTCAGTGGGACGATATCCTTCCTGACGACATAAGGTCTGTATGGAGCAATTGGTGTTAAGAGGTGGCTACGCTGGCTCGTTTCCGGCTACCTCGGAAGCTAACAGGTGCCACAGCTCCGTTGACGGAGGTTGCAAGGAGTCTGCAATGTTTCGGCGATGCCAGCACCAAGGCCTACGGAGCAGCTGTTTACTTGGTTTCTCAACGTGGCGAAGGCCTATTGGAAGCATGTCTTTTGCTGGCCAAAACCAGAGTCGCCCCGGTGAAAGCAATGTCCCTCCCGCGCCTCGAGTTGATGGGCACCGTTCTAGCCTCACGACTGCTTAAGTTTGTCCGGCAGACGTTATTCCTTTTAGATGTGGAAGCCATCTTGTGGACAGACTCCGAGGTTGCTTTGCATTGGATCCACGGATCTCCCTCGGCGTGGAAACCTTTTGTACGGAACCGCGTTGCCGAGATTCAATCTTCTACGCAAACCCGCCAATGGAGACACTGTCCTGGTCCCGACAATCCTGCCGACCTTTTGACGAGGGGTGTGTCATGCCGACGCCTTCTGGACACTACGTGTTGGTGGAATGGCCCGAGTTGGTTGTGCAGTCCTGAATCGTGGCCGCCAGGTTGGCGCTCTACAGCCAATGCTCCAGGAGATGTCTACTCCAAGGCTAAGACCTCCGACGTTCTCGCAGTGATGACAGTGATCAACGAGCCCATCCTGCAAGTACGAAAGTACAGCTCGTTCTCCAgactagcagtcgcattgtagctgTCTCATCCGGTCCTTGGccgcttgtgtttcactatggccatgtttgctattgcaagagaaaaaaaaaaaagagcatagaaaaacacgaaaacagcAACCTGGAAAGCTCCCTGTTCTAGTGCttacatggaggcaatgcaatgaggtaacatgttccattcatgaactgtacatagtagtacacatcacaatggcaaccgattattcagatttttcttgaactaCTTTGTCTTTTGGAGCTTAGATTGCAGAGCCTATTATTGGAGCcgtatgtgattcccctcttgagatacttcaaaggagcagtctagaggcacacaactttttttctgtttttggtcggcaTGGAATTTAGGCGTCCGAAAACcattttcccacaattagtacaACTGCAGTGAACTTTCGATGCCTACAACAGCCCCCCGAATCTCCCGTGCTCGAAACGCCTCCACTCTAGACACGTGATGAGCTCCGAGAcgcacgtcactatgtgacgtgtGTGGTAAAACGCTCCTCTTTGGTTCTGGGATCATATGATCGAAGTGACGCCGGCCACCATCCGTCAGAGCTGAGGAccgagcgtctgctaccgctttcGAGATGCTTGACGATCTTCGTTTTGCGAAATGACGGATCCGGAAACTGCCAACGATCTCGATTTTTTGGGGCCGCTGACACCATGGGAAGAACGAGTAGTGCAGCGTTGTCGCGAATATAACTGTGTGTTATACAGTGACACCCCAGTTCTACCAGATGGTGTGCGGTTCCATGGAGCCGGAGTTGTCGCATCAGAAAGGGCTTCGGTGACCCCTGCACCACGACGTGGCAACTGGTAAGTGTGGACCGGACAGTGTGGACTCGAATTATAAGGATATTTGTTTGCTAGGTGTACGTGTGGCAACTGCATCGCCATGCCAACTGAGGGGGAGAATATTTGCTGCTTTTCCATTGTTGAAGTACGACGGAAGCGCTCAGGAGGTTGTGTGACTGAAAATTCCGACTTCCAAACTCTTTGCCTGACCACAGTCGTCATGGGAGTGATGGGGATCGAGTTCCAAAAGTGCGGGCTGCTCCTAGGCAAGGAGCAGAACGAGTAAGTGTGTATTGCCATCAAGTAAATAAAGCGTTATCCGCGTTTGTCTCGCCATGATAGGCCAGCAATAATGCCGCGTGTGCGACCTCGTTCGACGTGCACGCTCTCGTGCGCAAGTATAATTAACTACATTTGGAACCCTTCTCACTGGACACTATCTATGTGTATCGGTTTCACCAACATTTGAACTGACATCAGCAGTGCCTCAACTCTAATTAGCCCCTTAACCCTGCTTAACATTCACCATGTCACTAATTAAACTTGCTAAAAAAGAATTGTGTGTTACATTCAATTTTTGCGACCCTTGATCTAGATTAAAATTAAccaaggttggtgaaactgggtctaCATCACCTGTTTTTGTACCACTGATGTTTGAGAGTGAGTGAGTATGTATAGAGAAGCATTGTGCCCATCGAAGACCAGACCTGCACATCTGTTTATTTTGAAGAACATACCAGTAGCATGCAAGCTGTTTATTTCATCATATATAAAGCTTTCCACAGTGCAAAGGTCACAGTGAGATGGAAAGATGTCATCTGGTTATTTCATTCCTGTACATTTTTCTGATCTAGTAAAAAATGTGCAAACATGTACAATGTTCAATGTTCTATGCTTTACGGCTTCGTGCAAAGCCGAGCAACTGTACAAAAACTTGACAAAAACCAGAAGCATAACATTACACAGCATCATGGAACCTCTTCAAGCTACTTTGACTAGTTCAGTAGAAACATAGGCAAGCACATTATTAACCGCATGCAGAACCTATCCTGTCAACATGAATCTGTAGCAGTAGTATAGTTTCGAGCTCCGCAACAGCCAcgtttttctaatccagttctaggaatttataatccaccacccatttctaatccaggtcaagccaggtctaatccaggctccaccccttcatggtgatccatctaatttctatgtgattggctgcccttcattgccacatttgctcactcgctcatagacaccaaaattatctattctattcaattctaagtcagctcataggcttccaaatcgctctttttctaatccagtcaTAGGAATTTCTAATTCACCACCCAagtctaatccaggtcaagccacttctaagtcctctggttggttggtcacagcttcaccccttcacgctgattgaccgatccaggctccaccccttcatggtgatccatctagtttctatgtgattggctacccttcattgccacgaCATCTGCTCACTCactcgtagacaccaaaatgatctattcaattctaagtcggctcataggcttccaaatcgctcacctgtctattggtctgggggtggtcacttccattcatttctaaagcctagtgattggcctattggctgcctctcatacatgctcgatagactcatttgtcacttccactctctagttactcaatcacacgctttcaactgcatattgcttcataatttcaaccgcAGCATAGACAACCGCTGGTAggtcaattccattcatttctgggccAGCTCACAGGCCCCCCAAATTGCATATTGGCTTG
This portion of the Ornithodoros turicata isolate Travis chromosome 3, ASM3712646v1, whole genome shotgun sequence genome encodes:
- the LOC135389522 gene encoding uncharacterized protein LOC135389522, with product MPHHAVIRRDRETTKVHIVFNASSKSSGAVSLNEALHAGTNLNPDVLDLLLQFRAYQIALTADVEKAFVLDPQDRDSLRFLWYATASKADEALPPIETWRMMRVPFGAKSSPFLLAATIRHHLQSVISRYPRTASLLSSHFYVDDLVVGVDSVDEGNTLYRESRDILIEAGMKLVKWTSNGSTLWKLFQAEGTASSSTTSLKKVLGPNWDIDSDEIQLSMKSLSNFLERPVDTKRYVLQAVSRIFDPLGYVAPFVITAKILLQCIWLAKLQWDDILPDDIRSVWSNWC